The genomic stretch CTAAGTTTGTCTTAAATGATTGCCAATCTAATCCAAGTCGACCCCAAGCCTGATCCAAGCGATCTAAACCACAAAATAAGATTATACTAACCATTTATAAGTGGCTATGGAAATTCAATTTCCTCTAACACCTTTCTCCTCCAGGAAACTACTAGGTGTCTCACAATTAGTGATCAATTAATTAGTTAACATTGCTTAAATCTTATATATATGGTTGGCCAATTGCATCCATTAATCAATATAGCTTATTTTTTTATATTGCCTTAACCTAaccagatatttaaaaaatatatatatacacctgtAGATATGTCAACGGAAGATGATGCATCGgcagatatttgggattatggagtcgAAGTATACTCTtaagatggaaagataaagttataatgtaagttgtgtggaaagCTATTTGTAAACAAAACAAGTCGGataaaattacatttggcttgtcagAGAGGAGACGTTGCACCATGTAACAAAGCTCTTCAGGAAGTCCGAGATTTATTTCGAGTTATTatcgactcaaatacaaagacttTCTACATCCCTCCCCCTACAATTAAAACCAATACAACCAACCACAGAATATATAAAAGTAAACCTATTATAAATGAATAAAGGTTAGGCAGAGAAACTGCCTCCAGGCCTTccacaattagtagagaagaagaacatgAGAGAATTTTAAGGAAATAAGAAAAACACAATTATAAAGAAGTCATaaaagaaagcttgaaaatgGCATCCAGATCCAGGAGTACCAAATAGCAACATCCACCTCTGccgagacaacatgatgctgaagcaaGCACAAGTATGAgtaaatcatcaaagtttcttaaaagtctcgcAACATTTTATAAGCGAttgggaatcccgtacaaatcAGATCATAAAAAACAATTGAAAAAACTTGTTCAATCGATGAATAAGGATGATGGGAAGACGTCTCCACCATCCGATTCAATAGAGGTGAACGACCATCTTTTGGACACCTCCACCTCGGAGTCAGGCCAGAGTTCTCCTACAGttgaagctataaaaagagaaCTAAAGGATGATTCTGGCGACAAATGTGGAGGTGGAGGAAAGGGCTATTATTACGAACAAGGTTTATCTGGTTACacgccacaaaggcattcatcatacagaGGTTATtaaatgtatgaaagttttatcTAAGCTGTATGTGCATGTTAAGTTTATtaacttttgattttggacagagtttatttactttgttcatttTATGGACGTAGTTTATTTACTTTAGAAGTTGGATCTATTATATTTCAAGTTTTTAACAGTCAAATGACCTACCTAAATGGtctaacgtattgatatcatgtACTAATGCACATATACAAAGATGCGATTATGGCATATGTGATCTAGCacaaatgcgatcgcatatgttgcatatgcgaaaatatgtgatcacatatgcgatgtatggactcttaatctctctctcttatatttccactccaagtggtcttaatctctctctctctctctctctctctctctctctctctctctctctctcccctacattCCCTCTCTTGCAAGTTGAACGATAaagattcaagcacttgttatttaattgaatatatataaatatattttaattacttttaattaattttatttctctcaaatatatgtaaaattagttatttattaacttaggaaagttacccttaatttcttttttttataattttttgaaatttttccatatttttttatttttttaaatgtttcaaaaaaaataacAGAAGACTCAATCCGAACCGTACTCAATCTGATCCAACTCAGTTTCCCTAACCGAGTCAGACTCGATTCGGGTCAGGCCAGTAAGGAAACGAATCGGATCGAGTCATCCCTactggactcggtctcggatcgaatcgagtatgggtcaggtacttgcaaaaaccggatcgagtcgagttggacctaatctggtccgacttgactcgatgcccacctctactactAAGTGTCTCACAATTAGTGGTCAATCGATTAAATGTCAAGATTTGGTCAAAAATCGAAAATTAAACTTGCGCTTTCAATAACAATCTAGTTATAATATTATTTCCTCAGTTTTCTAAATTTTTTATCATCCATTTCCTTTGTCACATGTCATTTTCGACCCTTATTACTTTTACCGTTAACCTTCTCCAAGTTACTAAGCCAAAATGAGAAAATGACATGTGTTTAAGAGCTGATTTGTAACACTTACCACTAAAGAATCATATAAATTCGATTGGATTTGTTTAGGAGGCTAACAAATCGACCCGATCACTTAAATCTTGTGCCTAACCATGTGATATATGAATATAGGTTCAAGATCTAAGGGACCCAGTGCCGAttaatcaaaacaaatgaatattAATGAAGATCCACATAAAATCAACATAATTAATGGattagatcttgattttcctGTGTATATAATTTGAATTGACCAAACTACCCATATGACCTAAGAATCAATAACTTAGGATAATCAAGGCCAAATTACCACTTTCATTAATCTTGTGAAAACTAAACAATAAACTTAGATCATTCAGATCCTAAACATCATACACAAGAAACCCCACTTTCCAAATCACCCTAAAAATAATTGAATTAATCAAACAAGCTCTAAATCACACATTAGTGTGTCATCGACCACAAAGTTATAAAAAAGTATTCGTCTTAGCGGGCTTGACATCCCACATGGAGTGGATGGTTGAGACCATATGTTAAATCACTCAACTAGGAGCTGCAAGTGAGCACATGGCAACGCGTGAATTGAACATCGCCCGCATATGCCCTGCACTTCTCGTCCCCACAATACAACCTGTTGCGTGGAGAGAAGGAATGGATGTTTGCACGCCTCGTCACTCTTTAAGAGCCTTATCCCGAATAAGTGATTAGTTTCATTCGGTTCGACTTCCTTGACTGTGCATTACCTTTCCAATGTAGGCAAAGTGGCACATTTGGAATGCCTAGAATGTTTTGAAGTCGCTATTAGCCAAATCACGATTTTAGAATCTACGATTGGCTAGAACTGTAGaattataattaaataaataaataaataaagttagAAATCCAAGGGCTTCTTGATTCAAATGACTCCTACACGGTCTTTGCCACGGATGTTAGGTAAGAGCttgattaagaaaaaaaaaaaaggggttagGAACCATTTTCTACCTGTACACTTGTACGGTCTTTACTTAACGgggttttgtttatttctttgGATATTTTATTAAGCCTTAGTAAGTGCTTAGCTCGACTTAATCACATGGGGATTGAACCCTCAGACAAATAACAGTAAAGAAAATAAGtgagaaaagaaataaaatggaGAGAACGATCTCAATCTTAGCTTGGAGTCGGAATTcatgtcccttttttttttttaggggggggggggcatgAGCCACACACGCTCGTGGCCAGGCCATGGACGTGACATGGCATGGTGCAGTGCATGCGCGCGCACAAGTATACTTGCAAAGCCTAAACGTTTTTTGTTGCCTCtttgaaatttcaattttttttccttttttttcttttttttttacttttgcaaTATTAATCAAAACAGTTatttgttttgaattttcaaatagaGCCGAAAAGACCAAAAGATTCTCTTTTGAAAACCCAACAACCGTGTTTGTTAGCAAAGATTCTTACACACTCATTCAAGGCAACCTTTGAAGTCTATAAAAAGACTTCCCTAGTTTCATTTTTGTAACTCATTCAGACATTCAACTCGGCTGCTCTCTAATTATCTACAATGCAATCCGTTTTCTCTTTGGTTCATCATCGATCTATCTTCGGGTTAGACACACAATAATGGTTTGGGTCTTCGTACATTGAGTGTGCTGGTATGACGAGAACACATTCAAAGGCATCTTGGAGGTTGATTGTCCAATGTTCCCATTGCATTACGAACAATGTTCAAATGAAGGCAAATCAACTTCAAGCCAAGTGATTTTCATCACACTTCAAATTTTATAAGTCCTtccaattagaggtgtacacaaaccgagctagctcggttagctcgctcaactcgagccaattttttgagctcgaaaatgagttcaagctgagttcaagctggccccaacACCCAGCTtggatcgaactcggatcaaaccaattcggtgactcagttactttgatattgatattgctcaccaagtgtttgataaaatgactcaaagaagtgtggccagtggcaaggaaggtatgtatatgaaaccaacacaattttttttcttgatttttatgttgcttaggtgtttgataaaatacctgtaaaatcattgttGTTGTTTCAAATAGAGTGAGATTTttaaggtgcagtccaggtgtttgtgaaaatgctgctaTGGCGAACTCAGCTgaaacttggctcgaactagcccgagctgctgaccgaactgagccggcCACTCAGGCTCAAGAaccgaatcgagccgagttcaagctagtgGCCGATccaagtcaagctgaggccagctcagctcagttcaacacgatgtacacccctacttccaATTCCTCTCACgcaaatttctattttttattttaattttcttttacaattattttttaattccgaatttctataattacaaatttacaaaTCCAAACTTTCAACACGCCACATGTGAGAGATCCATGTGGTACATTAGGCTGGTCCAGCTGTTTCGGTCAGGCCGtgaccatggggcccatcttgatgtatgtgtggtaaatccacaccgtccatccatttttctagttcaTGATGTTTGAGCatgatttaaatctcaggtagaccgaccacaccacaagaagaacAGGGATAATGACACTcaacgttgaagccttcctaagaccaccgtaatgtttatttgccatctatcctgttcataaggtcacgtagactcgtacgaagggaaaacacatatataagcTTTATCAGCTATCGACCAGAAGGCCAGAAATCAAATGGTCATGATTGTCCAATTGAGGAGAATTGATGCAACAGACAGACTGGATTAGTCTGATAGGCCCCACCGTACTTGGCCTGGTAATCTGCCATTTCTAGCCCACTTTCGCCCATTTAAACCAAGTAATCTGTTTCATCTAATCTAATTTTAGCCTAACATTTAAGAGTGCTCTCTTTCAAATGAAAGCCATGCTTTAGAGCTTTTTGCCATATACGACTCAGGCCCATTTTGGCAGATGGTCCCGTTTCAAAGAGCCTGGATTGTCCTATCAAGGGACAATagaaacatgggccccaccacttgCTCAAGCTGGAAAACAACAGTCGTTGGATCCTGTAATTCATCAAAAAACAGAAACATCATATTACCTTGGAAATCAGATTTTCCACTTGGGTTGTCATTTATCTCCAGTCTCATTACCTTGACACATAAGCATAAATAGAAGCAAAAGGATTTAAAACAAAGGCAAGCACTCTACAGTCTACCCACACTAACCTGAAATCTGACACCCCAGGCGGAGCACGACGGAATCTGACAAACACCATATCTACAGCATGCTGTCCGTCCTCGCCGGCAGCCGGCGGAAGAAGTTCACTGGCACTGACGGAAGCCTATGCCGGAACCTTGGGTGCCTCATCAGGAAGAACCCTGCAATGACTGCCACCACCTGGAAAGGCGTCACATACAATACCAGCGCCGACATCAGGCAGAATATCACAAAGATGGCCGTGGCCCGCGGATCCCTCCAGCTCAGCAGCGCCTGGATCCGCTCACCCTGCGAGGCCACATCGCCCACCACAGTCTGTATCCTCCCCGCCACACTCCGCAGCCGATCATACCTCATGCGGACAAGCTCCGGGTTGCGGCTCGTCGGGAATGTGTCGAACTCCTCGTCTAGCTCATCGGGGTGGACCGCCTCCGCATGGGAGATCCGTGTGTTCATGTGTGGCGGGTACCGCGGGCGGTACCGGTAGTTCCATATGCCTATTAGGAACATGTAGAGGAACACCGTCGGGAGTATCAGCTCTGGGAAGCACACCAGCATGACAAACAGCACGTGCACGAGGATGGTCGTGACGGGGTTCTTCCACGCGCACACGTCCCCAAACCACTTCCCGACCGAGAATACACCTGAGAACACTGACATCAGGCGGAAGAAGTTCGCCTTGCTCCTGCGCATGCTCCACAGGTGTGAGTCGACATCGGACATGTACTCGACCACCTCCCTCCGCAATGGTGGCTCTGATCGGCTCAGTCGGGCCGCCACAATGCTGACAGCCTGGTACCGCAGTGAGTCAAGCTGGACCACCGTCAATGGACGAATGTAGTGCATCTTCGGCAGAAGCGGCCGGGAGTAGATATACATCATGTTCATGAGCGAAGTGCAGGAGAACCGAATAGCAAGATGCAGTTCTCCCATCTTCTTGACGCCCGACGGGTGCAGGACTAGCAATGGATACGAATGGGTGTACACCCGACCCGTCTCGAGCGTGGATAAACGTATCCTCACTTTCCCAAtcttcaggtccttgtgactacCGTTCTGACCCTTTTCGCCGATCTGGCAGTTGTCGAATACTCCAACTGTGAGGACTGTAGCTGGATCAAAGACTTCCCATGTATACTGCTCATTGAATTTTGGGGTCATGCTATTTACAATCGTACGTGTACGTACCCATTTGTGCCCGTATTTTGCTACACAGTAGGTGTCGGATGTACCCTTCTCATCTCTTGTTTTCATTGGGTGGAGGCCCTCGGCGCTCAGGATGCCGAGTTCCAAGATGCCAATCGACGGTTTCCACAGCTGCTTTGCAGTGGGCCGGAGGTCGCTGCTGTAGTGAGTGGACTCGTCGAGCACATGGTAGCCACCGTCGAGGCAGAGGCGGAGATGCAGCCTGCTAGAGAACTTGTCTTTCTTTAGCTGGTCGACGTCAATGAGCACCAGCTTCTCCAGGTTGAACCAGCGGGTGGGAATCAACCGGTCATCAGCACGTTTGTCAATGGAGCTTAACGGTATCGCGACCCGTCCAATCACCTCATCCTTGGTCCCCAGACGGTCTTCCACCGATAGAATCAGATGATCATCAAAGGGCTCTGCAGCGACAAACAACAAATCTTCGTTCC from Magnolia sinica isolate HGM2019 chromosome 17, MsV1, whole genome shotgun sequence encodes the following:
- the LOC131230350 gene encoding FT-interacting protein 3; this translates as MSNLKLGVEVVSAHNVMPKDGQGSSNSFVELHFDHQRFRTTVKEKDLNPVWNEHFYFNISDPQSLPNLTLEAYVYCDNKATNTKSFLGRVCLTGTSFVPYADAVILHYPLEKRSIFSRVKGELGLKVYLTDDPMLRSSNNPFPAVDSFPGSDRLPNQTESQAHVGNPTTTSHLNDKAESRHTFYHLPNQQHQQPQQQQQQHHPSHHSSMGMSHEQVQHLASEMKSEQPKIVRMYSASSQQPADYTIKETSPFLGGGQIVGGRVMRSDKPSSTYDLVEQMQYLFVRVVKARDLPTMDLSGSLDPYVEVRVGNYKGITRHFEKNQNPVWNEVYAFSRDRMQASILEVVVKDKDLIKDDFVGIVRFDLNEIPMRVPPDSPLAPQWYRLEDKKGDKNNGELMLAVWIGTQADEAFPDAWHSDAAATADGSTNLGAHIRSKVYHAPRLWYVRVNVIEAQDLIVGEKNRFPNVYVKAQIGNQVLKTKTIQPQNFNPLWNEDLLFVAAEPFDDHLILSVEDRLGTKDEVIGRVAIPLSSIDKRADDRLIPTRWFNLEKLVLIDVDQLKKDKFSSRLHLRLCLDGGYHVLDESTHYSSDLRPTAKQLWKPSIGILELGILSAEGLHPMKTRDEKGTSDTYCVAKYGHKWVRTRTIVNSMTPKFNEQYTWEVFDPATVLTVGVFDNCQIGEKGQNGSHKDLKIGKVRIRLSTLETGRVYTHSYPLLVLHPSGVKKMGELHLAIRFSCTSLMNMMYIYSRPLLPKMHYIRPLTVVQLDSLRYQAVSIVAARLSRSEPPLRREVVEYMSDVDSHLWSMRRSKANFFRLMSVFSGVFSVGKWFGDVCAWKNPVTTILVHVLFVMLVCFPELILPTVFLYMFLIGIWNYRYRPRYPPHMNTRISHAEAVHPDELDEEFDTFPTSRNPELVRMRYDRLRSVAGRIQTVVGDVASQGERIQALLSWRDPRATAIFVIFCLMSALVLYVTPFQVVAVIAGFFLMRHPRFRHRLPSVPVNFFRRLPARTDSML